A stretch of the Lagenorhynchus albirostris chromosome 21, mLagAlb1.1, whole genome shotgun sequence genome encodes the following:
- the MBOAT4 gene encoding ghrelin O-acyltransferase produces the protein MDWLQLFFLHPVSLYQGAAFPFALLFNYLCIMDSFSTHARYLFLLVVGGALAVAAMGSFAVLVFIPALCTVVLIYSLGPQDVHRLTFLFQMSWQTLCHLGLHYTEYYLQEAPSTRFCVTLSSLMLLTQRVTSLSLDIREGKVAAAAAGGGIRNRSSLSEHLWGALPYFSYLLFFPALLGGPLCSFQRFQARVQGPSSLYPRHSFWALTRRGLQILGLECLKVVVRRAVSAGAGLTDCRQLQCVYVTWSTAGLLKLTYYSHWLLDDSLLYAAGFGSEFGQSPSEEGYIPDADIWTLETTHRIALFTRKWNQSTARWLRRLVFQQGRTWPLLQTFVFSAWWHGLHPGQVFGFLCWAVMVEADYLIHTFANVFIRSGPMRVLYRTLTWAHTQLILAYIMLAVEVRSLSSLCLLWNSYNSVFPTVYCILLFVLAKRKHKFN, from the exons ATGGATTGGCTTCAGCTGTTCTTCCTCCATCCTGTATCACTTTATCAAGGGGCTGCTTTTCCTTTTGCGCTTCTCTTTAATTATCTCTGCATTATGGATTCATTTTCCACTCATGCCAG GTACCTGTTCCTCCTGGTGGTAGGAGGAGCCCTGGCAGTAGCCGCCATGGGTTCCTTCGCTGTGCTGGTCTTCATCCCCGCTCTGTGCACCGTGGTCCTGATCTACTCGCTGGGCCCCCAGGACGTCCACAGGCTGACTTTCCTCTTTCAGATGAGCTGGCAGACGCTGTGCCACCTGGGTCTGCACTATACGGAGTATTATCTGCAAGAAGCTCCTTCCACGAG gTTCTGCGTCACTCTTTCTTCCCTCATGCTCTTGACCCAGAGGGTCACATCCCTGTCTCTGGACATTCGAGAGGGgaaagtggcagcagcagcagcaggaggaggCATCAGGAACAGGAGCTCTTTGTCTGAGCATCTGTGGGGAGCTCTGCCCTATTTCAGCTACTTGCTCTTTTTCCCTGCTCTCCTAGGAGGCCCCCTGTGTTCCTTCCAGAGATTTCAGGCTCGTGTTCAAGGGCCCAGCAGTTTGTATCCCAGGCACTCTTTCTGGGCTCTGACCCGGAGGGGTCTGCAGATTCTGGGACTAGAGTGTCTGAAGGTCGTGGTGAGGCGGGCGGTGAGCGCAGGGGCAGGACTGACGGACTGCCGGCAACTGCAGTGCGTCTATGTCACATGGTCCACTGCCGGGCTCCTCAAACTCACCTACTACTCCCACTGGCTCCTGGATGACTCCCTCCTCTACGCAGCGGGCTTTGGATCTGAGTTTGGTCAGAGCCCCAGTGAGGAGGGATACATCCCTGATGCGGACATTTGGACGCTGGAAACAACCCACAGGATAGCTCTGTTCACCAGAAAGTGGAACCAGAGCACAGCTCGGTGGCTCCGACGCCTCGTTTTCCAGCAGGGCAGGACCTGGCCCTTGTTGCAGACGTTCGTCTTCTCGGCTTGGTGGCACGGACTCCACCCGGGACAGGTGTTTGGTTTCCTCTGCTGGGCTGTGATGGTGGAAGCCGACTACCTGATTCACACCTTTGCCAATGTGTTCATCAGATCCGGGCCGATGCGGGTGCTCTACAGAACTCTCACCTGGGCCCACACCCAGCTCATCCTTGCCTACATAATGCTGGCCGTGGAGGTCCGGagcctctcctctctctgtctgcTGTGGAATTCTTACAACAGCGTCTTTCCCACGGTGtattgtattttgctttttgttttagcGAAGAGAAAGCATAAATTTAACTGA